In the Gymnodinialimonas sp. 202GB13-11 genome, one interval contains:
- the recN gene encoding DNA repair protein RecN, whose translation MLRHLDIRDMLIIDRLELAFQPGLNVLTGETGAGKSILLDSLGFVLGWRGRADLVRAGAEQGEVLAEFELADGHPARAVLEDAGLPVSDELILRRINTPEGRKTAWVNDRRVSGDVLRALSDCLVELHGQQDDKGLLDPKNHRKMLDDFGGLDGLRDKVALAWRNKAAAAKALQAAEARLADMRAEEEFLRHSVAELEKLAPLEGEEAELDTRRRLMQGAEKMREDVARAIEELGLNGAEGAIVDAQRWLDGVVDQAEGKLETPLAALERAMVELGEAQAGVAAFAERLEFNPAELEMVEERLFALRGLARKHNILADDLAGLASELSGRLAALDGGEAELAELQAQLAAAERAYSDVAEQLSAKRRTAAKKLDKAMASELAPLKMERAVFETRCEPSAPGPDGTDAVTFTVATNPGAPAGALNKIASGGELSRFLLALKVCLTAEASGLTMIFDEIDRGVGGATADAVGRRLASLADGGQVLVVTHSPQVAALGAHHWQVAKSVEKGVTFSRVVRLSKDERIDEVARMVAGDTITDAAREAAKALLGGGT comes from the coding sequence ATGCTGCGCCATCTCGATATACGCGACATGCTGATCATCGACCGGCTGGAATTGGCGTTCCAGCCCGGGTTGAACGTGCTGACTGGCGAAACAGGCGCGGGCAAATCGATCTTGCTGGACTCACTTGGGTTCGTCCTTGGCTGGCGGGGCAGGGCTGATCTGGTCCGCGCAGGTGCCGAGCAGGGGGAGGTTCTGGCGGAGTTTGAACTGGCCGATGGGCACCCCGCCCGCGCCGTTCTGGAAGACGCCGGGTTGCCAGTTTCCGATGAATTGATTCTGCGCCGCATCAACACGCCTGAAGGGCGCAAAACGGCTTGGGTGAATGACCGGCGTGTGTCTGGCGACGTCCTGCGCGCTCTGTCCGACTGTCTGGTGGAACTGCACGGCCAGCAAGATGACAAAGGGCTGCTCGACCCCAAGAACCATCGGAAAATGTTGGATGATTTCGGCGGGCTCGACGGGCTGCGCGACAAAGTTGCCTTAGCTTGGCGCAACAAAGCGGCTGCGGCCAAGGCCTTGCAGGCCGCCGAGGCCCGATTGGCCGATATGCGCGCAGAGGAGGAGTTTCTGCGCCACTCTGTAGCTGAGCTTGAAAAACTCGCCCCTTTGGAGGGCGAAGAGGCCGAACTCGACACACGCCGCCGCCTGATGCAAGGGGCAGAGAAGATGCGTGAGGACGTGGCGCGCGCGATCGAAGAGCTTGGCCTGAACGGTGCCGAGGGCGCAATCGTCGATGCGCAACGTTGGCTTGATGGCGTTGTTGATCAGGCGGAGGGCAAGTTGGAGACCCCGCTTGCCGCCCTGGAACGCGCGATGGTGGAACTGGGTGAGGCGCAGGCAGGCGTTGCAGCGTTTGCCGAACGGCTGGAATTCAACCCGGCTGAGCTTGAGATGGTTGAAGAACGCCTCTTCGCGCTGCGCGGCCTTGCGCGGAAACACAACATTCTGGCGGATGATCTGGCGGGGTTAGCCAGCGAACTATCGGGCCGTTTGGCAGCCTTGGACGGTGGCGAGGCGGAGCTGGCGGAATTGCAGGCGCAGCTTGCAGCGGCGGAACGCGCCTACAGCGATGTGGCAGAGCAGCTGAGCGCCAAGCGCAGGACAGCCGCCAAGAAGCTCGACAAAGCCATGGCTTCGGAACTCGCGCCCCTCAAGATGGAGCGCGCGGTGTTCGAGACGCGCTGCGAGCCGTCCGCGCCGGGCCCCGATGGAACAGACGCTGTCACCTTCACTGTCGCCACGAACCCCGGTGCCCCCGCCGGCGCGCTTAACAAGATTGCATCCGGTGGCGAGCTTTCGCGGTTCCTTCTGGCGCTTAAGGTGTGCCTTACGGCGGAAGCCTCTGGTTTGACTATGATTTTTGATGAAATCGACCGCGGCGTTGGCGGTGCCACAGCCGACGCGGTCGGGCGCAGATTGGCGTCGCTTGCGGACGGCGGTCAGGTGCTTGTCGTGACCCACTCTCCCCAAGTCGCGGCCCTGGGCGCGCATCATTGGCAGGTTGCGAAATCGGTCGAAAAGGGCGTGACCTTCAGTCGTGTGGTGCGCCTGTCGAAAGACGAACGCATAGACGAAGTCGCACGCATGGTGGCAGGCGATACCATCACCGATGCAGCGCGAGAGGCCGCGAAGGCCCTCTTGGGTGGCGGCACCTAA
- the lpxC gene encoding UDP-3-O-acyl-N-acetylglucosamine deacetylase, with product MQATIRKMVTFDGVGLHSGQGASVSILPQAINVGIWFRRTDLDDAQMIPARYNLVPESRLCTRLVAEDGTEVSTIEHIMAALVGCGIHNALVEVNGPELPILDGSAAPFVRGILDAGIQRQTAPIHAFEVLKPVRVEDGDAWAELEPAPGLEMDYTISFVDEAIGYQRRIEKLANGKFVRELCDSRTFCRRADVDMMQEAGLALGGTYENAVVVDGDEVLSPGGFRHADEAVRHKMLDALGDLALAGAPILGRYIGVRSGHMLTNKLLRALFATPGAVRLVECSPEQAARLPGVGVKTGDLAEVA from the coding sequence ATGCAGGCGACAATCCGCAAGATGGTAACGTTCGACGGCGTTGGCCTCCATTCGGGCCAAGGCGCGTCCGTCAGCATTCTGCCGCAAGCCATCAATGTCGGCATCTGGTTTCGTCGTACGGACCTGGATGATGCCCAGATGATCCCGGCACGCTACAACCTGGTTCCCGAAAGCCGCCTGTGCACTCGCCTTGTCGCGGAAGACGGCACAGAAGTTTCGACTATTGAACATATCATGGCCGCCCTTGTCGGCTGCGGCATTCACAATGCCCTTGTCGAAGTGAATGGTCCGGAGCTTCCAATTCTCGATGGCTCCGCCGCGCCTTTCGTGCGGGGTATTCTGGATGCAGGCATCCAGCGCCAGACAGCCCCGATCCATGCATTCGAGGTGCTCAAACCAGTCCGCGTTGAAGATGGCGATGCCTGGGCTGAGCTTGAACCGGCCCCCGGCCTTGAAATGGATTACACGATTAGCTTTGTGGACGAAGCGATCGGCTACCAGCGCCGGATTGAGAAGCTGGCTAACGGTAAATTCGTGCGTGAACTGTGTGACAGCCGCACCTTCTGCCGCCGGGCGGATGTCGACATGATGCAGGAAGCCGGGCTTGCCCTTGGTGGAACTTACGAAAACGCCGTGGTTGTCGATGGCGATGAAGTGCTGAGCCCGGGCGGCTTCCGCCATGCGGATGAAGCTGTGCGTCACAAGATGCTGGATGCGCTAGGCGATTTGGCACTGGCCGGTGCTCCGATCCTTGGGCGCTATATCGGTGTCCGCTCAGGCCACATGTTGACGAACAAGTTGCTTCGGGCACTTTTCGCGACGCCGGGCGCTGTTCGCTTAGTCGAATGCAGCCCCGAACAGGCGGCACGACTGCCCGGTGTCGGGGTCAAAACCGGTGATTTGGCCGAAGTGGCCTAG
- a CDS encoding outer membrane protein assembly factor BamD, with protein sequence MSTTRFRLSGAALALTLVLAGCGGGGGLFGGGGGLFGGGGGGLFASRGSNLPLEELDAQTIYQQAEYELERGQADNAAELFIEVERLHPYSEWAERALIMAAFAYHEDGDYEAARVAAQRYLDFYPGNEDAAYAQYLLALSYYDQIDQVGRDQGVTYQALQALRVVIERYPDSEYTQDAILRFDLAFDHLAGKEMEVGRYYLRRQHYTSAINRFRVVVEEFQTTSHTPEALLRLVESYLALGLTEEAQTAGAILGYNFRSSPFYDDAYRQLTGQGLSLEAAGENWLREVWQQTVRGDWL encoded by the coding sequence ATGAGTACCACCCGCTTCCGTCTTTCTGGTGCTGCGCTTGCGCTGACACTCGTTCTGGCGGGCTGCGGCGGTGGCGGCGGATTGTTCGGTGGTGGCGGTGGCCTCTTTGGCGGCGGCGGTGGCGGTCTGTTTGCCAGCCGCGGTTCCAACCTTCCGCTGGAAGAGCTCGACGCCCAAACAATCTACCAACAAGCCGAATACGAGCTCGAGCGCGGTCAGGCAGACAATGCCGCTGAGCTGTTCATCGAGGTTGAGCGCCTGCATCCCTATTCGGAATGGGCCGAACGCGCGCTGATCATGGCGGCTTTCGCCTACCATGAGGACGGCGATTACGAGGCGGCCCGAGTCGCCGCACAGCGCTACCTCGATTTCTATCCCGGCAACGAAGATGCGGCTTATGCGCAATACCTTCTTGCGCTCAGCTACTACGATCAAATCGACCAGGTCGGCCGCGACCAGGGCGTGACCTATCAGGCGCTGCAAGCGCTTCGCGTTGTGATCGAGCGCTATCCGGACAGCGAATACACGCAAGACGCCATCCTGCGCTTCGACCTCGCTTTTGATCACCTCGCAGGCAAGGAAATGGAAGTCGGGCGCTACTATCTGCGTCGTCAGCATTATACTTCTGCAATCAACCGCTTCCGGGTCGTTGTTGAAGAATTCCAGACCACATCGCACACCCCCGAAGCGCTGTTGCGTCTTGTAGAAAGCTATCTTGCACTTGGCCTGACCGAAGAGGCGCAGACCGCTGGCGCGATCCTTGGCTACAACTTCCGGTCTTCGCCCTTCTACGACGACGCCTATCGGCAGCTGACGGGGCAGGGGCTGTCGTTGGAAGCAGCGGGAGAGAACTGGCTGCGCGAAGTCTGGCAGCAGACCGTTCGGGGCGATTGGCTGTAA
- a CDS encoding chloride channel protein, whose amino-acid sequence MAVPPRGYVQTQAHRLVMGARGAWALLLEKGPSQFQFWLIALLIGVLAGFAALLFRKGISWLQTTLYGVEDVRMLHSFAESLPWWVILIIPVGGGLIVGAILHHFTPDGRVRSVADVIEGAALNEGRVEGRAGLASAAASLITLGSGGSSGREGPVVHLAAVISSKISRWINADGITGRDLLGCAVAAAVSASFNAPIAGAIFALEVVLRHFAVHAFAPIVIASAAGTIINRLEFGNVTEFMLSSDSMLQFYVELPAFLLLGILSGFVAVLFMRGTFWAEDMGTALQNRINLPRWLRPAIAGLMLGGIAIWFPHIIGVGYETTSAALTGELLLWEAVVLAILKAIAAAITIAGRMGGGVFSPSLMIGAIMGLAFGLVATGIFPDVSGSETLYALAGMGAVAAAVLGAPISTTLIVFELTGDWQTGLAVMVAVSMSTAISTKLVHRSFFLTQLERRNIHLAAGPQAYLLSMFRVGNVMRPMAHENAAPQERLFTLIEQGIFTDTQATLESALPIFERTGLDFVPVVQLSPQGGPPALEGALFHVDALKAYNRALAATAAEEHS is encoded by the coding sequence GTGGCCGTACCACCTCGCGGATATGTCCAGACCCAAGCCCATAGGCTGGTGATGGGCGCGCGCGGGGCATGGGCCTTATTGCTGGAAAAGGGGCCAAGCCAGTTCCAATTCTGGCTGATTGCCTTGCTAATAGGTGTACTCGCAGGCTTCGCGGCCCTCCTCTTCCGCAAAGGAATTTCCTGGCTGCAAACCACGCTCTACGGGGTGGAGGATGTGCGCATGTTGCATTCCTTTGCCGAAAGCCTGCCCTGGTGGGTGATCCTGATCATTCCCGTGGGCGGTGGCCTGATCGTGGGCGCGATCCTGCATCATTTCACACCCGATGGCCGGGTGCGCTCGGTCGCAGATGTGATTGAGGGTGCTGCCCTGAACGAAGGCCGGGTCGAGGGCCGGGCTGGCCTCGCCTCCGCTGCTGCATCGTTGATCACACTCGGCTCCGGCGGATCGAGCGGTCGGGAAGGGCCGGTCGTGCATTTGGCCGCCGTCATCTCCTCCAAGATCTCTCGTTGGATCAATGCCGACGGAATTACCGGTCGCGATCTTCTGGGCTGCGCGGTGGCTGCCGCCGTCTCCGCTAGCTTCAATGCCCCAATCGCGGGCGCGATTTTCGCGCTGGAGGTTGTCCTTCGCCACTTCGCCGTGCACGCCTTCGCGCCCATCGTGATCGCCAGTGCTGCGGGCACAATCATCAACCGCCTGGAATTCGGGAATGTGACCGAATTTATGCTCAGCAGCGACAGCATGTTGCAGTTCTACGTGGAACTGCCCGCCTTCCTTTTGCTCGGCATTCTCAGCGGTTTTGTCGCCGTCCTCTTCATGCGCGGTACCTTTTGGGCCGAAGACATGGGCACGGCCCTGCAAAACCGCATCAATTTGCCCCGCTGGCTGCGGCCCGCCATTGCGGGTCTCATGCTTGGTGGAATAGCCATCTGGTTCCCGCACATCATTGGGGTCGGCTACGAGACCACCTCGGCCGCATTGACCGGAGAGCTTCTGCTTTGGGAAGCTGTGGTGCTGGCGATCCTCAAGGCGATCGCGGCTGCAATCACAATCGCCGGGCGCATGGGGGGCGGCGTCTTCTCACCCTCCCTGATGATCGGTGCAATCATGGGCCTCGCTTTTGGCTTGGTGGCCACGGGCATTTTCCCGGATGTCTCTGGGTCCGAGACGCTCTATGCGCTGGCCGGGATGGGGGCCGTTGCGGCCGCTGTGCTCGGTGCGCCGATCTCCACCACGCTGATCGTGTTTGAGCTGACAGGCGACTGGCAGACAGGTTTGGCCGTGATGGTGGCAGTCTCTATGTCGACAGCGATTTCGACGAAACTGGTGCATCGTTCGTTCTTCCTGACCCAGTTGGAGCGTCGCAACATTCACCTCGCCGCCGGGCCGCAAGCCTATCTTCTGTCGATGTTCCGTGTCGGCAACGTCATGCGCCCAATGGCCCACGAAAACGCAGCTCCGCAGGAACGGCTTTTCACTCTGATCGAACAGGGCATTTTTACGGATACCCAAGCGACACTCGAAAGCGCGTTGCCGATCTTTGAACGCACCGGTCTGGACTTCGTGCCTGTGGTGCAGCTGTCGCCGCAGGGTGGACCACCAGCGCTGGAAGGGGCGCTGTTCCATGTGGACGCGCTGAAGGCCTATAACCGCGCCTTGGCAGCGACGGCGGCGGAAGAGCATTCCTGA
- a CDS encoding aminopeptidase P family protein — translation MFQSFSATTRPEDGIGRLADLRAHLGSQGLDGFLVPRADAHQGEYVAPCDERLAWLTGFTGSAGFAAILPDIAGVFVDGRYRVQVKAQVADAFTPVDWPEVKLGDWLIEHMPGGGEIGFDPWLHTIDEIARLEAKVGPHQISLAPVDNAVDTIWGEVRPGRPEGAASPYPEALAGVSSADKRAEVLSVLRENGQGAVVLTLPDSINWLLNIRGADLAHLPVVQAFAILDASGAMAVFSDPEKFQGLDLGPDVKIVPWDAFEPALAELKGPVRVDPATCPDAVRWALDGAGTQIVKGADPCLLPKARKSPAELAGSAEAHLRDGVAMARFLHWFDETATGGTLTEIDVVKRLEAFRADSGALRDISFDTIAGAGPNGAIVHYRVTEETNAPVLMGQLFLIDSGGQYEDGTTDITRTLPVGEVGTEEKTCFTLVLKGMIAIHRARFPKGVSGAHLDALARAPLWATGRDYDHGTGHGVGVYLSVHEGPQRLARTGQVPFEPGMILSNEPGYYREGAFGIRIENLIYVVEAPEGADTHRDMLGFETLTFAPIDRRLIVAEMLAPEERDWLNAYHAEVLKKIGPRLEDGGFSATATWLRDACAPI, via the coding sequence ATGTTTCAGAGCTTCAGCGCGACGACGCGGCCCGAAGATGGGATTGGACGCCTGGCTGACCTGCGCGCTCATCTTGGCTCGCAGGGATTGGACGGGTTTCTGGTGCCTCGGGCAGACGCGCATCAGGGGGAGTATGTGGCCCCTTGTGATGAGCGTTTGGCCTGGCTGACGGGCTTTACTGGGTCGGCGGGGTTTGCAGCCATCTTGCCGGACATTGCGGGCGTTTTCGTGGACGGACGTTACCGCGTGCAGGTCAAGGCGCAGGTAGCAGACGCATTTACGCCGGTGGACTGGCCTGAAGTGAAGCTGGGGGATTGGCTGATTGAGCACATGCCAGGCGGCGGCGAGATTGGCTTTGATCCATGGCTCCACACCATCGACGAGATTGCGCGATTGGAGGCCAAAGTTGGGCCGCATCAGATCAGCCTTGCCCCGGTCGACAACGCGGTTGATACCATCTGGGGCGAGGTCCGGCCGGGCCGACCAGAGGGTGCCGCTTCGCCCTACCCGGAGGCGCTTGCCGGTGTTTCAAGCGCCGACAAGCGGGCGGAGGTATTGTCTGTCTTGCGGGAGAATGGGCAGGGGGCGGTCGTTTTGACCTTGCCGGATTCGATCAACTGGTTGCTCAACATTCGGGGTGCAGATCTGGCGCATTTGCCGGTGGTGCAGGCCTTTGCGATCCTTGATGCGTCCGGCGCAATGGCCGTGTTCTCGGATCCGGAGAAATTTCAAGGGCTCGACCTTGGCCCGGATGTGAAGATCGTCCCGTGGGATGCGTTTGAGCCCGCACTTGCCGAACTCAAAGGCCCCGTGCGCGTCGATCCTGCCACCTGTCCAGACGCGGTTCGCTGGGCTTTGGACGGGGCCGGAACACAGATCGTGAAGGGAGCAGACCCTTGCCTGCTGCCCAAGGCGCGCAAAAGTCCCGCAGAGCTGGCCGGTAGCGCAGAGGCACACTTGCGCGACGGGGTCGCCATGGCGCGGTTCCTGCATTGGTTCGATGAAACAGCCACGGGCGGCACGCTTACCGAAATCGACGTGGTCAAGCGGTTGGAGGCGTTCCGGGCAGACAGCGGGGCGTTGCGGGATATCTCCTTCGACACGATTGCCGGCGCGGGGCCGAATGGGGCGATTGTCCATTACCGGGTGACGGAGGAGACAAATGCTCCGGTCCTGATGGGGCAACTGTTCCTTATCGACAGTGGCGGGCAATACGAGGATGGCACAACGGACATCACACGGACCCTGCCTGTGGGAGAGGTGGGCACGGAAGAGAAAACCTGCTTCACGCTTGTGTTGAAAGGCATGATAGCGATCCACCGTGCGCGTTTCCCTAAAGGCGTCAGCGGTGCGCATCTTGATGCCTTGGCCCGCGCGCCGCTTTGGGCGACTGGGCGCGACTATGACCACGGCACGGGGCACGGCGTTGGTGTCTACCTGAGCGTACATGAAGGGCCGCAAAGGCTTGCGCGGACCGGGCAAGTGCCATTTGAGCCGGGTATGATCCTGTCCAATGAACCGGGCTATTACCGCGAGGGCGCGTTTGGGATTCGGATCGAGAACCTCATTTACGTGGTCGAGGCACCCGAAGGCGCAGATACGCATCGGGATATGCTGGGGTTCGAGACCCTGACATTTGCCCCGATTGACCGGCGCCTGATCGTGGCAGAGATGCTGGCCCCGGAAGAACGGGATTGGCTGAATGCCTACCACGCAGAGGTCCTGAAAAAGATCGGCCCGCGCCTTGAAGACGGCGGGTTTAGCGCGACGGCCACGTGGCTACGGGACGCGTGTGCGCCAATCTAG
- the cobT gene encoding cobaltochelatase subunit CobT — protein sequence MSKFNPSDNPADPFKKALAEATRVMADDPDLAVTYTVDPPGLSGDSVRLPQVSRRMTREEVLLARGTADALALRHKYHDQGTAARYAPQGAMARDLMEAMETARCEAMGARDMPGTAGNIDAKIGSDARRKGYGEIRDAADAPLATAAGYLIRHLATGRDMPAEAANVMELWRGFIEDRCDGTLEDLQEVLSDQTSFAKFARQLIDDLGYGDQLGDDPDDIDDESDEDAGEDQEDDQPDSTGEDDNQEEEAEASPERSQEEQQDASQAQVEMDDNGETEDMEEQELPDGEAPLDPPPPAPHSEADPDYVVFSTDNDEEIAAEDLAEAQELERLRAYLDQQLEPLKGAVSRLANKLQRRLQAQQNRSWEFDKEEGILDAGRLARVVANPTTPLSFKIEHDTEFRDTCVTLLLDNSGSMRGRPISIAAICADVLARTLERCGVKVEILGFTTRAWKGGKAREEWLGQGRPQQPGRLNDLRHIIYKSADAPWRRVRDNLGLMMKEGLLKENIDGEALEWAHRRMAGRPEARKILMVISDGAPVDDSTLSVNPANYLEKHLRDVIAMVEKRRAVELLAIGIGHDVTRYYERAVTITDAEQLAGAITEQLASLFDTDPRARARVMGMRKAS from the coding sequence ATGAGCAAGTTCAACCCATCCGACAACCCTGCGGACCCGTTCAAGAAGGCCCTGGCCGAGGCAACCCGCGTGATGGCAGACGACCCTGATCTGGCGGTCACATACACCGTGGACCCTCCGGGCCTGTCGGGCGATAGCGTGCGACTGCCACAGGTTAGCCGCCGCATGACCCGCGAAGAGGTCCTGCTGGCGCGCGGCACGGCGGATGCGCTTGCGTTGCGGCACAAGTACCATGATCAAGGCACCGCCGCGCGCTATGCGCCGCAGGGTGCTATGGCGCGCGACCTTATGGAAGCGATGGAAACGGCTCGGTGCGAGGCGATGGGCGCGCGCGACATGCCCGGCACCGCTGGCAATATCGATGCCAAGATCGGCTCGGACGCGCGGCGCAAGGGGTATGGCGAAATCCGTGATGCGGCCGATGCGCCATTGGCCACCGCCGCGGGCTACTTGATCCGCCATCTGGCGACAGGCCGTGACATGCCGGCCGAGGCGGCCAATGTGATGGAGTTGTGGCGTGGGTTCATCGAGGATCGCTGCGATGGAACGCTAGAAGACCTGCAGGAAGTGCTGTCAGACCAGACCTCGTTCGCGAAATTTGCGCGGCAGTTGATCGACGATCTGGGTTATGGCGACCAGTTGGGCGACGACCCTGACGATATCGACGACGAGTCCGATGAGGATGCGGGTGAGGATCAGGAAGATGATCAGCCCGACTCCACCGGCGAAGACGACAATCAGGAAGAAGAGGCCGAAGCCTCGCCCGAGCGCAGCCAGGAAGAGCAGCAGGATGCCTCCCAGGCGCAGGTCGAAATGGACGACAATGGCGAGACCGAGGATATGGAGGAGCAGGAGCTGCCCGATGGCGAAGCCCCGCTCGACCCGCCGCCCCCTGCCCCGCATTCCGAGGCTGATCCCGATTACGTGGTGTTCTCGACCGATAATGACGAAGAGATCGCTGCCGAGGATTTGGCCGAAGCGCAGGAGCTGGAGCGTTTGCGCGCATATCTCGACCAACAGTTGGAGCCTTTGAAGGGTGCTGTTTCGCGGTTGGCCAACAAGTTGCAGCGCCGCTTGCAGGCACAGCAAAATCGCTCGTGGGAGTTCGACAAGGAAGAGGGCATTCTAGATGCCGGACGTCTAGCGCGCGTTGTAGCGAACCCGACCACGCCGCTGAGCTTCAAGATCGAGCATGACACCGAGTTCCGCGACACCTGCGTGACGCTCCTGTTGGATAACTCCGGCTCCATGCGCGGGCGGCCCATTTCGATTGCCGCGATTTGTGCCGATGTTCTGGCGCGGACGCTGGAGAGATGCGGCGTGAAGGTTGAAATCCTGGGCTTCACCACGCGGGCCTGGAAAGGCGGCAAGGCGCGCGAGGAATGGCTTGGCCAAGGTCGCCCGCAGCAGCCCGGTCGCCTTAATGATCTGCGCCACATCATCTACAAGAGTGCCGATGCGCCGTGGCGGCGCGTACGCGACAATCTCGGCCTCATGATGAAAGAGGGCCTGCTGAAGGAAAACATCGACGGCGAGGCGCTGGAATGGGCCCACCGGCGCATGGCAGGACGGCCTGAGGCGCGCAAGATCCTGATGGTGATCTCGGACGGGGCACCGGTGGACGACAGCACGCTATCAGTGAACCCGGCCAACTATCTTGAGAAGCACCTGCGTGATGTGATCGCAATGGTCGAAAAACGCCGCGCGGTTGAGTTGCTTGCCATTGGCATCGGCCATGATGTGACGCGCTATTATGAGCGCGCGGTGACGATTACGGACGCCGAACAACTCGCCGGTGCGATCACTGAGCAATTGGCCAGCCTGTTCGACACCGATCCGCGGGCGCGCGCGCGTGTGATGGGGATGCGCAAGGCGAGCTAG
- a CDS encoding DUF427 domain-containing protein — MADHIKIRKVSGTWVVRASGAVLGESANALELTEGSYPPVIYFPREDIGMSFLEQTSSTTRCPHKGTATYFTVSGPDGEIVDAAWSYENPLDQVSEIAGHIAFYSDRVAVEKL, encoded by the coding sequence ATGGCAGACCATATCAAGATCCGTAAGGTATCCGGCACATGGGTTGTGCGCGCCAGCGGTGCGGTTCTGGGCGAAAGCGCCAATGCGCTGGAGCTGACCGAAGGGTCCTATCCACCCGTGATCTACTTCCCGCGCGAAGATATCGGGATGAGCTTTCTGGAACAGACAAGCTCGACCACGCGCTGCCCGCATAAGGGGACAGCGACTTATTTCACGGTTTCGGGCCCCGATGGCGAGATTGTGGATGCGGCGTGGAGCTATGAAAACCCGCTCGACCAGGTGAGCGAGATTGCCGGGCATATCGCCTTTTATTCGGACCGGGTTGCCGTCGAAAAGCTCTGA